In one Solanum lycopersicum chromosome 11, SLM_r2.1 genomic region, the following are encoded:
- the LOC101249417 gene encoding phosphoglycolate phosphatase 1A, chloroplastic yields MLSIRVTATISSSSTLFFTNSKKISNKFSYISNPLKNSSKPIKWNCKNSRMESSKSSFVTKASAQPLTNPAELIDSVETFIFDCDGVIWKGDKLIDGVPETLDLLREKGKRLVFVTNNSTKSRKQYGKKFETLGLSVNEEEIFASSFAAAAYLKSIDFPKDKKVYVVGEDGILKELELAGIQYLGGPEDGDKKIELKPGYMMEQDKDVGAVVVGFDRYFNYHKIQYATLCIRENPGCLFIATNRDAVTHLTDAQEWAGGGSMVGAILGSTKREPLVVGKPSTFMMDYLADKFKIQKSQICMVGDRLDTDIVFGQNGGCKTLLVLSGVTSLSMLQDPSNSTQPDFYANKISDFLSIKAAAV; encoded by the exons atgctaAGCATCAGAGTAACAGCAaccatttcttcttcttcaactcttttctttacaaattccaaaaaaatttcGAATAAATTCTCTTACATTTCAAATCCAttgaaaaattcttcaaaaCCCATTAAATGGAACTGTAAAAATTCAAGAATGGAGTCATCAAAATCAAGTTTTGTTACCAAAGCTTCAGCACAGCCACTTACAAATCCTGCAGAACTCATTGATTCTGTTGAAACTTTCATCTTCGATTGTGATG GAGTTATATGGAAAGGAGATAAACTGATAGACGGAGTCCCTGAAACTTTGGATTTGCTCAGGGAAAAG GGAAAAAGATTAGTTTTTGTTACCAACAACTCAACAAAGTCTAGAAAGCAGTATgggaaaaaatttgaaacactTGGTCTTAGTGTCAACGAG GAGGAAATTTTTGCTTCATCCTTTGCTGCAGCTGCATATTTGAAGTCTATTGACTTCCCAAAAGATAAAAAG GTGTACGTTGTTGGTGAGGATGGCATCTTGAAGGAGCTTGAGTTAGCTGGTATTCAATATCTTGGAGGACCG GAAGATGGTGACAAGAAAATAGAGCTAAAGCCTGGATATATGATGGAGCAGGATAAAGAT GTTGGAGCTGTTGTTGTTGGATTTGACCGCTATTTCAACTACCACAAGATTCA GTATGCTACCCTGTGCATACGTGAAAATCCAGGATGTCTCTTCATTGCTACAAATCGTGATGCTGTTACCCATCTTACAGATGCTCAGGAATGGGCAG GTGGTGGTTCAATGGTTGGTGCGATCCTAGGCTCTACAAAGCGTGAACCACTTGTTGTAGGAAAGCCCTCAACCTTCATGATGGACTACTTGGCTGATAA GTTTAAGATACAGAAGTCGCAGATATGCATGGTCGGTGACAGATTGGATACAGATATAGTGTTTGGACAAAATGGTGGCTGCAAAACTCTTCTGGTTCTCTCAG GCGTGACATCTCTATCGATGCTTCAAGATCCCAGCAACTCTACACAACCGGATTTCTACGCCAACAAGATTTCTGATTTCCTCTCCATTAAAGCGGCTGCAGTTTGA
- the LOC101249977 gene encoding protein FLOWERINGUS T-like, giving the protein MQRERDTLRLARVIGDVLDPFTKSINLRVVYNNKEIRNGCDLRPSMVVNQPRVEVGGDDFQTFYTLVMVDPDAPTPSNPCHKDYLHWLVTNIPASTGVTFGNEVVSYECPRPTMGIHRLVLVLFRQLRREIIYAPENRQNFDTREFAKLYNFGLPVAAVYFNCQRENGTGGRRI; this is encoded by the exons ATGCAAAGAGAAAGAGATACATTGAGACTTGCTAGAGTGATAGGGGATGTTTTGGATCCATTCACAAAGTCTATTAACCTAAGAGTTGTTTATAACAATAAGGAGATTAGAAATGGTTGTGATTTGAGGCCTTCTATGGTTGTCAACCAACCTAGGGTTGAAGTTGGAGGAGACGATTTTCAGACTTTTTACACTCTG GTTATGGTGGATCCTGATGCTCCAACTCCCAGTAATCCTTGTCACAAGGACTATTTGCACTG gttGGTCACTAACATTCCAGCAAGCACAGGAGTAACCTTTG GAAATGAAGTTGTATCTTATGAGTGTCCAAGACCTACAATGGGAATACATCGACTTGTTCTAGTTTTATTTCGTCAATTGCGTCGAGAAATCATCTATGCTCCCGAAAATCGCCAAAATTTCGATACGAGGGAATTTGCAAAGCTCTATAATTTTGGATTACCAGTAGCTGCGGTTTATTTCAATTGTCAAAGAGAAAATGGTACTGGTGGTCGTAGAATATAA
- the LOC101249696 gene encoding acyltransferase GLAUCE, whose product MGTLYQPLESTIQDLKVTIHNTSLVFPSQETPKKPMFLPNIDQVLNFDVQTLHFFNANPEFPPEIVTERLRIALSRVLVPYDFLAGRLRMNQESKRLEFDCNSDAGAVFMVASSELTLNEIGDLVYPNPGFRQLIVHENIDILEKDDKPLCILQVTSFKCGGFAMGFSTNHITFDGISFKTFLQNLASQAFDDDNNNPKPLAIVPCNDRTLLAARRPPRVTFPHVELLKLDVPIGEELNAKVFETLQEELDFKIFKFNPSDINSLKEKAKDENTPNAKITSFNVVTSYVWRCKALSYDDENNSERVSTVLFAVDIRPRLNPPLPQSYAGNAVLTSYASATCHELEEGPFSKIVDLVSQGGKRMDDEYARSAIDWGEINKGFPNGEFLLSSWWKLGFSQVEYPWGKPKYSCPVVCHRKEIILLFPNIDDGKSNNNDGVNIFVALPPKQMNKFESYFNKFLLD is encoded by the exons ATGGGAACCCTATACCAACCTCTTGAATCAACAATCCAAGACCTAAAAGTCACAATCCATAACACTAGCTTAGTCTTCCCATCACAAGAAACTCCAAAAAAACCTATGTTCTTACCAAATATTGATCAAGTCCTCAATTTTGATGTCCAAACACTACATTTTTTCAATGCAAATCCTGAATTTCCACCAGAAATTGTGACGGAACGACTCCGAATCGCGTTATCTAGGGTTCTTGTTCCTTATGATTTTTTGGCTGGGAGACTTAGGATGAATCAAGAGTCAAAAAGATTGGAATTTGATTGTAATAGTGATGCTGGAGCTGTATTTATGGTTGCTTCAAGTGAATTAACATTGAATGAGATTGGTGATTTAGTTTACCCTAATCCTGGTTTTAGACAATTAATTGTTCATGAGAACATTGATATTTTGGAAAAAGATGATAAACCACTTTGCATTCTCCAG GTTACATCATTTAAGTGTGGTGGTTTTGCAATGGGCTTTTCAACAAACCACATAACCTTTGATGGAATAAGCTTCAAGACTTTCTTACAAAACTTAGCTTCTCAAGCATTTGATGATGACAACAATAACCCTAAGCCCTTAGCCATTGTCCCATGCAATGATCGTACCCTCCTAGCCGCTCGTAGGCCTCCACGTGTCACGTTCCCACACGTCGAATTACTCAAATTGGATGTCCCCATTGGTGAAGAACTAAATGCTAAAGTATTTGAAACCCTACAAGAAGAACTtgacttcaaaatatttaagttcaaTCCAAGTGACATTAATTCCTTGAAGGAAAAGGCAAAAGACGAAAATACCCCTAACGCGAAAATCACGAGTTTTAATGTGGTAACTTCTTACGTATGGAGGTGTAAGGCGTTATCGTATGATGATGAGAACAATTCAGAGCGAGTTTCAACTGTTTTATTCGCGGTTGATATCAGACCTAGGTTAAATCCACCATTGCCACAATCTTACGCTGGCAACGCTGTGCTGACGTCCTACGCGTCAGCCACGTGTCACGAGCTTGAAGAAGGGCCTTTTAGTAAAATTGTTGATTTAGTGTCACAAGGGGGTAAAAGAATGGATGATGAATATGCAAGAAGTGCAATTGATTGGGGTGAGATTAACAAAGGATTTCCAAATGGGGAATTTTTGCTTTCATCATGGTGGAAATTAGGGTTTTCACAAGTTGAATACCCTTGGGGTAAACCAAAATATAGTTGTCCTGTGGTTTGTCAtagaaaagaaattatattattattcccaaataTTGATGATGGTAAAAGCAACAACAATGATGGGGTTAATATATTTGTGGCTCTTCCTCCCAAGCAAATGAACAAATTTGAGTCTTATTTTAACAAGTTTTTGTTGGATTGA